Part of the Catalinimonas alkaloidigena genome is shown below.
GATATTTCCTTCAATAAACAATTTGGGAGTAGAAGCTGTATCTCTTAGTAAAATATTTGAACGGGTATTGGTGTATGGTCCTTTTACAATATAATTGTTGACAAGATTAATATACTGCTTGTTAGTTCCACTTAAATCAATGGCTTTACCGCCTGGGTTATAGATAATGTTGTTCCTAAAATCAACTTTTGACTGCCCATTAATGTGTGGATTACGATCATTATTATGGGCAAACAAATTATGATGAATTGATATGTTTGTTGACTTTCCTCCGATAAGCATTCCCATCCCATGATCACCTTTAGGGTGCTTACTTCTATGAAGGGCTTCACTAATAATGCAGTTCTGGATAGTTATATCGTGAGGTGCACCCCAAATACCAACATTTTCGTCTACTGCCCAACTGATAGAACAATGATCTAAAACCACATTGTAGACTTCGTCAGCACTACCCCCGATAGATATGCCATCTACACTACTCCACTGATTAGGTTCTCCAAAATTTATATCTCCTGGACGAATTCTCAGAAATCGTATGACAATATCATGAGAGTTTATTTGTAAACCTTCTCCTCTTATGCAAATTCCTTCACCGGGAGATGTTTGACCGGCAATAGTTACAAATGGATTGCTTATAGTTAATTTGGTATCTAAATTGATAATACCAGATATGGTGAAGACGATTATTCTAGGCTCATCTAATTCGATAGCTTCTCTTAAACTCCCTGGCCCATTATCATTTAAATTAGTAACTTTAATTACCCTTCCCTCTCGTCCACCTATGGTATTGGTACCAAAGCCTTCAGCGCCAGGGAAGGCTGGTATTTGAGAATAACAAATATTGCAACATAGGATGATAAACAGTAAAGTGAGGGGTAATTTTTGCAGCATCATTAGAAGATAGTTGTTATTCTTGTGGAGTCAAATATAAAAACATTATACTTCGTATGAAGTAGAAATCACTTCTCATTAGCACTTTCTTTAATTTTATGCCTGAATAATACAAATTATAGATATAAATAGAAGAAGTATTAATATATGAGACTAATTTTTAAGCAATACCTATATGTATCATATAAGCAGTGTGTTTCTTAAAAGAAAAATATTTGAAATTAGAAGTTGGAGGATAAAGATGATTTTAAAAAAAATTAAATCTTTTCTTGCTATTGACAAGAAAGGATTCATAGGAGATGTAATAGTTTTCCATAACTATAAAGCAGCATATTTTGCTATTCCTAAAGTAGCAAATTCAAGTTTTAAGGCCATGTCAGTGGATCTACTAGCTGATAGCATAGATAACGAATATTTAGACTCTCAATGGAAGCCTTACCCGTTTAGAAATGCTAATGGACGAAAGTACTTAGCAAAGCAGAGGATATTGGTAAATGAATTGAATGAGGTAGAAAGTAGTTATTGGAAGTTTGCTTTTGTAAGAGATCCCTGGGATCGTTTAGCTTCATGTTTCAGCGAAAAGATTAATAAAAAAGATGCTAATGGAAAGCCAGTAACCAGTAAAAACCACATAGATGGTGTATCTAGAGCTTATATAAAAAAGTATGGCAAGAGAGTTTATAAAGATATGCCCTTTCACGAATTTGTAGATTTAGTGTGTGATCTTCCAGATAAGGAAGCAGATGAACATTTTATCTCTCAAAATAAATTTTTAA
Proteins encoded:
- a CDS encoding T9SS type A sorting domain-containing protein; amino-acid sequence: MMLQKLPLTLLFIILCCNICYSQIPAFPGAEGFGTNTIGGREGRVIKVTNLNDNGPGSLREAIELDEPRIIVFTISGIINLDTKLTISNPFVTIAGQTSPGEGICIRGEGLQINSHDIVIRFLRIRPGDINFGEPNQWSSVDGISIGGSADEVYNVVLDHCSISWAVDENVGIWGAPHDITIQNCIISEALHRSKHPKGDHGMGMLIGGKSTNISIHHNLFAHNNDRNPHINGQSKVDFRNNIIYNPGGKAIDLSGTNKQYINLVNNYIVKGPYTNTRSNILLRDTASTPKLFIEGNIGINQKSPSFNNWVLVRDLDNRIPNNQMRLQEEAAHPKVTTYSALEAYSFVQNNAGAILPIRDAVDRKIVYDLENRKGSLVNSKDHLLEWPILREGIPFIDSDGDGMPDHWEESFGLNKFEDDSFSDNDDDGYVNIEEYLNKTNPVGNSENTNANISLLSSESPEYSNYYSNLVFGIDKLYPNPLEDTATSTMEFTIDKPAKVSLKVFDEDGKEVAELVKGFLYEGKYEIGWDTTGLEPGMYIVSLVSKKEARSIKAIINP
- a CDS encoding sulfotransferase family 2 domain-containing protein, giving the protein MYHISSVFLKRKIFEIRSWRIKMILKKIKSFLAIDKKGFIGDVIVFHNYKAAYFAIPKVANSSFKAMSVDLLADSIDNEYLDSQWKPYPFRNANGRKYLAKQRILVNELNEVESSYWKFAFVRDPWDRLASCFSEKINKKDANGKPVTSKNHIDGVSRAYIKKYGKRVYKDMPFHEFVDLVCDLPDKEADEHFISQNKFLTNEEGKVVVDYVGKLENLEYDFNYIKQKCKFPDHIHMPHLLKSSKGMYDKYYDDALRVKVRERYKNDIEMFDY